GACAATTAACACCAGATCAAGGTGAAATATTACTCGATGGTCAGAATATTGCTACAATGTCTCGAAGTGAATTATTTGCAGCGCGCGCACGTATGGGCATGTTATTCCAAAGCGGTGCATTATTTACAGATATGTCCGTATATGAAAATGTTGCCTTTCCCATTCGAGCACATACAAAATTACCAGAAAATTTAATCGCTGAAATTGTCGCTTTAAAATTAGAATCTGTCGGTTTGCGTGGTGCAGAGAAGTTGATGCCAGCGGAGCTATCAGGTGGGATGAATCGCCGTGTTGCGTTAGCTCGTGCGATTGCATTAGACCCTGATTTAATTATGTATGACGAACCGTTTGCAGGACAAGATCCGATTGTGATGGGGGTACTCACCCGTTTAATTCGTTCATTACGTGAAGCTTTGGATTTAACCACGATTATTGTTTCACATGATGTGGATGAAACTTTATCTATTGCAGACTATATTTATGTGGTTGCTGAAGGGAAAGTACAAGGCGAGGGGACACCTGCACAATTGCGTGAACATGCATCGCCATTTGTACGTCAGTTCCTGACAGGATCGGTTGAAGGTCCTGTTGATTATCAATTTAGCCATCAAGCCTATTTAAGCAATGAGGTCATTTCATGAATGCAATTGCCTTATTGGGTAGACGTGTTTTAGAACGTATTCAAGGCATAGGCGTTGCAACTCAAATGTTGTTACGTGTCTTATTTTCAATGCCTACGATTTTAGGTGTGAAACTTTTTATTTATCAAATGTATCGAGTCGGTGTTTTATCCTTCTTGATCATTGCTGTATCGGGCTTGTTTATCGGTGCAGTACTTGGCTTGCAGATGTATAACATCTTGGTCACTTTTGGTAGTGAAGCGATGTTGGGTGCGGCTGTTGCATTGACGTTGTTACGTGAGTTAGCACCTGTGGTTGCAGCGCTGCTATTTGCGGGGCGAGCAGGTTCAGCATTAACGGCTGAAATTGGTTTGATGAAAGCGACAGAACAGCTGTCTAGTATGGAAATGATTGGTGTAGATCCATTAAAACGTGTGGTTTCTCCACGTTTGTGGGCAGGTATTATTAGTTTACCGATGTTGTCTGTGATTTTTGCTGCGATTGGAATCATGGGTGGTAAAATGGTCGGTGTTGACTTTTTGGGGGCAGATGAAGGCTCTTATTGGAGTGGCATCATGAGTAGTACCCAATTTTACAAAGATGTACTCAATGGCACGATTATTAAAAGTTTAGTTTTTGCCTTAATTTGTACATGGATTGCGGTATATCAAGGTTATGCTTGTGAGCCAACATCAGAAGGTATTGCAACATCGACAACACGTACAGTCGTGTATTCATCATTATGTGTATTAGGTTTTGATTTTGTGTTGACTGCGGTCATGTTCGGAGGTGTTTAGTGAAATCACGTACAAGTGAGTTGACCGTAGGTGTTTTTGTCATCGTCTTCGGTATTGCTTTATTTTTCTTGGCGATGAAAGTGAGTGGCTTGGTTGGCAACACGCTGAAAGATAGTTATAGCATGACTGCAACCTTTGACAATGTAAATGGTTTAAAACCACGTGCCAAAGTAACCATGAGCGGTGTGAAAATTGGTCAAGTTGAATCTATTTCTTTAGACCCTGTCACACGTTTGGCGACTGTAAAATTTGATCTTGATGG
The DNA window shown above is from Acinetobacter piscicola and carries:
- a CDS encoding ABC transporter ATP-binding protein, whose amino-acid sequence is MNNQLYPDAQALIDVKNLSFKRGERVIYDNVNLKIRRGQITAIMGPSGTGKTTLLRLIGGQLTPDQGEILLDGQNIATMSRSELFAARARMGMLFQSGALFTDMSVYENVAFPIRAHTKLPENLIAEIVALKLESVGLRGAEKLMPAELSGGMNRRVALARAIALDPDLIMYDEPFAGQDPIVMGVLTRLIRSLREALDLTTIIVSHDVDETLSIADYIYVVAEGKVQGEGTPAQLREHASPFVRQFLTGSVEGPVDYQFSHQAYLSNEVIS
- the mlaE gene encoding lipid asymmetry maintenance ABC transporter permease subunit MlaE; amino-acid sequence: MNAIALLGRRVLERIQGIGVATQMLLRVLFSMPTILGVKLFIYQMYRVGVLSFLIIAVSGLFIGAVLGLQMYNILVTFGSEAMLGAAVALTLLRELAPVVAALLFAGRAGSALTAEIGLMKATEQLSSMEMIGVDPLKRVVSPRLWAGIISLPMLSVIFAAIGIMGGKMVGVDFLGADEGSYWSGIMSSTQFYKDVLNGTIIKSLVFALICTWIAVYQGYACEPTSEGIATSTTRTVVYSSLCVLGFDFVLTAVMFGGV